The Citrifermentans bemidjiense Bem genome window below encodes:
- a CDS encoding MerR family transcriptional regulator: MDDIKDGEEITPIGDLAIALGLTTRTIRYWEEVGIIESVQRNDGATRGFTPYYVRRIKFIIKLKELGLTIKEMQDLYVAYGEAKQTERMVPRLVEILDEHIEKIDEKMAKLASLRKDIVSYRQKISTKFGAGRDGDGNKSDS, translated from the coding sequence ATGGACGACATCAAGGATGGCGAAGAAATAACCCCGATCGGGGATCTCGCCATAGCACTCGGACTTACCACCAGGACCATCCGTTACTGGGAGGAAGTCGGCATCATCGAAAGCGTGCAGAGAAACGACGGCGCGACGCGCGGCTTCACCCCGTACTACGTGCGCCGCATCAAGTTCATCATCAAGCTAAAGGAGCTCGGCCTCACCATCAAGGAGATGCAGGACCTATACGTAGCTTACGGTGAAGCGAAGCAGACCGAGCGCATGGTTCCCCGGCTGGTGGAGATACTGGACGAGCACATCGAGAAGATAGACGAAAAGATGGCGAAGCTGGCGTCACTTAGAAAAGACATCGTCTCTTACCGCCAGAAGATTTCCACCAAGTTCGGCGCCGGCCGTGACGGCGACGGCAACAAAAGTGACTCGTAA
- a CDS encoding pseudouridine synthase: MGISPYRATVTMPRMEQPYPSVLDFLVGRFPKVSRSCWERRIAQGKVLGEDGTPITSASSYAPQKRIFYFREIENEKVIPFAEEILFQNDELLVACKPHFLPVTPGGEYLSQSLLHRLRESTGIHDLVPLHRIDRETAGIVLFSANPKTRGRYGELFREGSIEKSYEAISAAPVEPGQAEWLVENRLVHGEPWFTMRTEQGPPNARSLIRLVEQRDGAARFQLTPVTGKTHQLRVHMSGLGLQILHDRLYPQLQPQQPDDFDRPLQLLARRVRFRDPLSGRLLEFESARRLLW; the protein is encoded by the coding sequence ATGGGGATCTCCCCGTATCGCGCCACAGTCACCATGCCCCGGATGGAGCAGCCGTACCCGTCGGTACTGGACTTTCTGGTCGGGCGTTTCCCAAAGGTAAGTCGCAGCTGCTGGGAGCGGCGCATAGCCCAGGGAAAGGTCCTGGGCGAGGATGGGACTCCCATCACCAGCGCCAGCAGCTACGCTCCCCAAAAAAGGATCTTCTACTTCAGGGAGATCGAGAATGAGAAGGTGATCCCCTTTGCCGAGGAGATCTTGTTCCAAAACGACGAACTCCTGGTGGCATGCAAGCCGCATTTTCTGCCGGTGACGCCGGGGGGAGAGTACCTCAGCCAAAGCCTCCTGCACCGGTTGAGGGAATCTACCGGCATCCACGACCTGGTACCGCTGCACAGGATCGACCGCGAAACCGCCGGGATCGTCCTTTTCTCCGCCAACCCGAAAACGCGCGGCCGTTACGGCGAGTTGTTCCGGGAGGGGAGCATCGAAAAGAGCTATGAGGCGATATCGGCAGCTCCGGTAGAGCCGGGGCAGGCGGAATGGCTGGTGGAAAACAGGCTGGTGCATGGGGAACCGTGGTTCACCATGCGAACGGAGCAAGGTCCCCCCAACGCCCGTTCGCTCATCCGGTTGGTGGAGCAACGAGATGGCGCTGCTCGTTTTCAACTGACACCGGTGACGGGGAAGACTCATCAACTGCGGGTCCACATGAGCGGGCTCGGGTTGCAAATTCTGCATGACCGCCTTTACCCGCAACTTCAGCCCCAACAGCCCGACGACTTCGACCGGCCGTTGCAACTCCTGGCAAGGCGCGTGCGGTTTCGGGACCCGCTCTCGGGGAGGCTTTTGGAGTTCGAGTCGGCGCGCAGGCTTTTGTGGTAA
- a CDS encoding diguanylate cyclase, translated as MSSCVLVIDDSAAIREQVVRTLKDVGLFEEYCEARDGLEGFKTLIESKADLVICDVDMPRMDGYKFLQLVASRPELLGLPIIMLTGMMDFNSKIRGLEQGASDYLTKPFDSGELVARVKVQLKIKSLQDELKKANEQLKRLTNIDHLTNLFNRRYLTEVLESEFFRARRNRENLSLVIIDIDYFKNVNDTYGHQNGDVVLASVAGLAQKQLRAYDSAARYGGEEFVLVLPGTSLEGGKMVAERLRQAVLEFAFPSPMEDLTLTISAGVATFPSPSIDNIDSLFRQADEALYRAKQTGRNRVELMDV; from the coding sequence ATGTCCAGCTGTGTGCTCGTGATCGATGACTCCGCTGCCATCCGGGAGCAGGTTGTGCGGACGCTCAAGGATGTCGGACTGTTCGAGGAATACTGCGAGGCGCGGGACGGGCTCGAAGGCTTCAAGACGCTGATCGAGTCGAAGGCCGATCTGGTGATCTGCGACGTCGACATGCCGCGCATGGACGGCTACAAGTTCCTGCAGCTCGTCGCGTCGAGACCCGAGTTGCTGGGGCTTCCGATCATCATGCTGACCGGCATGATGGACTTCAACTCAAAAATTAGGGGGCTGGAGCAGGGGGCGAGCGATTATCTCACCAAGCCGTTCGATTCCGGCGAGCTTGTGGCACGGGTCAAGGTACAGCTGAAGATCAAGTCGCTGCAGGACGAGCTGAAAAAGGCGAACGAACAATTAAAGAGACTCACCAACATCGATCACCTGACCAACCTCTTCAACCGGCGCTACCTCACAGAGGTACTCGAATCGGAATTCTTCCGCGCCCGGCGCAACCGGGAGAACCTCTCGCTGGTCATCATCGACATAGACTATTTCAAGAACGTGAACGACACCTACGGCCATCAAAACGGTGACGTGGTGCTTGCTTCCGTCGCCGGGCTGGCACAGAAGCAGTTGCGCGCCTACGACAGCGCCGCCCGCTATGGCGGCGAAGAGTTCGTCCTGGTCCTGCCAGGGACTTCGCTGGAAGGAGGGAAAATGGTGGCCGAGCGCCTGAGGCAGGCGGTGCTGGAATTCGCTTTCCCGTCCCCCATGGAAGATCTCACCCTGACCATCAGCGCCGGCGTGGCGACCTTTCCCTCGCCCAGTATCGATAACATCGACTCCTTGTTCCGCCAGGCCGACGAGGCGCTGTACCGGGCCAAGCAAACCGGCCGGAACAGGGTAGAGCTCATGGACGTCTGA
- a CDS encoding electron transfer flavoprotein subunit beta/FixA family protein, whose translation MKILVCIKQVPDMESRFRPDASGVWYSEIDMAFRVNEYDEYAIEEAVRLKEKLGGEPELTVLSLGPDRVVEGIKKALAMGCDRGIHVQDSASQLKDPWQIASAIAASARGENYDLIFTGLQSQDRGSAQVGTMVAELLEYSCATTVIGFEYAEGSVTVKRELEGGLRAVVRLKTPALVTCQLGLNQPRYPTLPNIMKAKKKEILTVPVSELLHEEPRTVMAGFYAPAKKGTGVVLEGDVADQVDKLIGILKDKTGLLR comes from the coding sequence ATGAAAATCCTGGTGTGCATAAAGCAGGTCCCCGACATGGAATCCAGATTCAGGCCCGATGCTTCTGGCGTCTGGTACTCGGAGATAGACATGGCCTTCCGCGTCAACGAGTACGACGAATACGCCATCGAAGAGGCGGTCCGGCTCAAGGAAAAGCTGGGAGGCGAGCCGGAGTTGACCGTGCTGTCGCTGGGACCAGACCGGGTGGTGGAGGGAATCAAGAAGGCGCTCGCCATGGGGTGCGACCGGGGGATACATGTGCAGGACAGCGCCTCCCAATTGAAAGATCCCTGGCAGATCGCCTCGGCGATAGCCGCCAGCGCCAGAGGGGAGAACTACGACCTGATCTTCACCGGGCTGCAGTCCCAGGACCGCGGCTCAGCCCAGGTGGGAACCATGGTGGCCGAACTGTTAGAGTATTCCTGTGCCACCACCGTGATCGGTTTCGAATACGCTGAGGGGTCAGTTACCGTCAAGCGGGAGCTCGAAGGGGGACTGAGGGCAGTGGTGAGGCTTAAGACCCCGGCCCTGGTGACTTGCCAGTTGGGCCTGAACCAGCCGCGCTATCCGACGCTCCCCAACATCATGAAGGCCAAGAAAAAGGAGATCCTGACCGTCCCGGTGTCCGAACTGTTGCACGAGGAGCCGCGGACGGTGATGGCGGGCTTCTACGCTCCTGCCAAGAAGGGGACCGGCGTCGTCCTCGAAGGGGACGTCGCCGATCAGGTGGACAAGCTGATCGGGATACTCAAGGACAAGACGGGGCTTTTACGCTAG
- a CDS encoding electron transfer flavoprotein subunit alpha/FixB family protein — protein sequence MKALLIAECRDGKILDYSYELFGFAARLSADVAVLLVGKEGELPECGGAVYLADVAKYGECNPDQHKLVVLAAVEREKPDYVVLMHSSYGWDLAPRVAAGLKVAQLSEVVAVAEDGFELPCCSQKMRRKAKPVGSPVVLTLQLGAFPAVKPGGSPALQRIDVEGEGKVEFLGYEPPPPKGVDLGRAEVIVSAGRGIGKKENIEVIAALARVLGGEVGASRPVVDSGWIDAGHQVGTTGQTVSPKLYVACGISGAIQHLAGMKKSGFIVAVNKDKEAPIGEVADVLVVADVMQFVPALTAKLAK from the coding sequence ATGAAAGCGTTGCTGATAGCTGAGTGCAGGGACGGGAAAATTCTGGATTACAGCTACGAGCTGTTTGGTTTCGCGGCGCGGCTTTCCGCGGACGTTGCCGTGTTGTTGGTGGGGAAAGAGGGAGAGCTCCCGGAGTGCGGGGGGGCAGTGTACCTGGCTGACGTCGCCAAGTACGGCGAATGCAATCCCGACCAGCACAAGCTGGTCGTGCTCGCCGCAGTCGAGCGGGAAAAGCCCGATTACGTGGTGTTGATGCACAGCTCCTACGGGTGGGATCTGGCGCCGCGGGTGGCGGCGGGGCTCAAGGTGGCGCAGCTTTCCGAGGTGGTGGCGGTCGCCGAGGACGGTTTCGAGCTTCCCTGTTGCAGTCAGAAGATGCGGCGCAAGGCAAAGCCGGTCGGTTCTCCCGTGGTGCTCACCCTGCAGTTGGGAGCTTTTCCGGCAGTAAAGCCGGGAGGCTCGCCGGCGCTGCAACGGATCGACGTGGAGGGGGAGGGGAAGGTAGAGTTTTTAGGCTATGAGCCACCGCCGCCCAAAGGGGTGGATCTCGGCCGGGCCGAGGTGATAGTGAGCGCCGGGCGCGGTATCGGCAAGAAGGAGAATATCGAGGTCATCGCCGCGCTGGCGCGTGTCTTGGGAGGCGAGGTCGGCGCGAGTCGACCCGTGGTTGACAGCGGCTGGATCGACGCCGGGCATCAGGTCGGTACCACCGGGCAGACTGTGAGCCCGAAGCTCTACGTCGCCTGCGGCATCAGTGGGGCGATCCAGCACCTGGCGGGGATGAAGAAGTCAGGGTTCATCGTAGCCGTCAACAAGGACAAAGAGGCCCCGATCGGAGAGGTGGCCGACGTGCTGGTAGTTGCGGACGTGATGCAGTTCGTTCCAGCTCTCACCGCAAAGCTGGCTAAGTGA
- a CDS encoding four helix bundle suffix domain-containing protein, whose protein sequence is MDQACELILPHGGFRKLRSFAVALAAYDGTVLFCDRFVQKRSRTHDQMVQAARSGVQNIAEGSLASGTSKKTELKLTGVARASLGELIRDYEDYLRQNRLEIWDKDSARVRAMRARLAGKLKRGKALSDQSDRSDRSDRSDRSEFFDEPLLSALQALRSASAEVSANILLCLTHQASYLLKRQMDRLASDFAENGGFTERLYHYRKEHR, encoded by the coding sequence ATGGACCAGGCTTGCGAACTGATACTGCCTCATGGAGGCTTCCGGAAGCTGCGTAGCTTCGCCGTTGCGCTGGCGGCTTATGACGGCACCGTGCTTTTTTGCGACCGGTTTGTGCAGAAGCGCTCGCGCACCCACGACCAGATGGTGCAGGCCGCGCGCAGCGGGGTCCAGAACATAGCCGAAGGGTCGCTCGCCTCCGGGACTTCCAAAAAGACCGAGCTGAAGCTGACCGGCGTAGCTCGGGCCAGTCTGGGCGAGCTGATCAGGGACTACGAAGACTATCTGCGGCAGAACCGGCTGGAGATTTGGGACAAGGATTCGGCGCGCGTGCGCGCCATGCGGGCCAGGCTCGCCGGGAAGCTGAAAAGGGGAAAGGCATTGTCGGACCAGTCGGACAGGTCAGACAGGTCTGACAGGTCTGACAGGTCTGAGTTTTTCGACGAACCGCTGCTGTCTGCGCTGCAGGCGCTTCGTAGCGCCAGCGCGGAAGTGAGCGCCAACATCCTGCTCTGCTTGACGCACCAGGCAAGCTACCTGCTCAAGCGCCAGATGGACCGGCTGGCGAGTGACTTCGCCGAAAACGGCGGCTTCACCGAAAGGCTCTACCACTACCGTAAAGAGCACCGCTGA
- the ligA gene encoding NAD-dependent DNA ligase LigA, which produces MDKTAAAQRIKWLSSEIERHNRLYYEQDMPEITDAEYDALFRELKELEASYPDLALPDSPTGRVGGRPVAKFTQVRHTTPMLSLENAFTEKDIVDFDDRMKRFLGLSGAEEIGYVCEPKMDGVAVELVYRDGLLAIGSTRGDGLVGEEVTQNLKTIKDIPLRLQTEEPPGLLTVRGEVYLPLEPFRKFNQEREEAGEPPFANPRNAAAGSLRQLDSKITAKRPLSIFCYAPGEVDGVAFQSQSDFLSTIPTWRIPVNPLTRLVPGVQGVLDYYNEMMEKRDDLPYEIDGVVVKVDRFSLQRDLGEKSRSPRWAIAWKFPPRQATTVVNDIVPQVGRTGVITPVAHLEPVNVSGVMVSRATLHNWEEMERKDIRRGDTVVVERAGDVIPAVVQVLVEKRQGSETLLPVPQACPVCGGEVVRIPGEVAVRCVGLNCPAQALERVKHFAARRAMDIDGLGEKFIEQLLNLKLIRNVADIYRLTEEDFMQFERMGKKLAENLLNSIAASKERELSRLIFALGIRHVGEHTAKLLASAFGSMENLAAASEEELTSIREVGPQVAASIADFFKSEENLEVLRELKEHGVNPRVEEKRVGGRFTGKTFVFTGALEKFTRDEAKKMVELEGGHAAGSVSKKTDYVVAGADAGSKLDKAQQLGVRVLSEDDFLELMQ; this is translated from the coding sequence ATGGATAAAACTGCTGCGGCTCAAAGGATCAAGTGGTTAAGCTCGGAGATCGAGCGCCACAACCGGCTCTACTACGAACAGGACATGCCGGAGATAACCGATGCCGAGTACGATGCGCTCTTCCGCGAGTTGAAGGAGCTTGAGGCCTCCTATCCCGACCTCGCCCTCCCCGATTCCCCGACCGGCCGGGTCGGCGGGCGCCCGGTGGCGAAGTTCACCCAGGTGCGCCACACAACGCCCATGCTTTCGCTGGAAAACGCCTTCACGGAGAAGGACATCGTCGACTTCGATGACCGGATGAAGCGCTTCCTGGGGCTTTCAGGCGCAGAGGAGATCGGTTATGTTTGCGAGCCGAAGATGGACGGCGTCGCGGTGGAGTTGGTGTACCGTGATGGGCTCCTCGCCATCGGCTCTACCCGCGGCGACGGGTTGGTGGGCGAGGAGGTGACCCAGAACCTGAAGACCATCAAGGACATACCGTTGCGGCTGCAGACGGAGGAGCCTCCGGGGCTCTTGACGGTGCGGGGTGAGGTGTACCTGCCGCTGGAACCTTTCAGGAAGTTCAACCAGGAGCGCGAGGAAGCGGGGGAGCCACCCTTCGCCAACCCGAGGAACGCCGCGGCAGGATCCCTGCGCCAGCTCGACTCGAAGATCACCGCAAAGCGGCCGCTCAGCATCTTCTGCTACGCCCCTGGCGAGGTGGACGGAGTCGCCTTCCAATCGCAAAGCGATTTCCTCAGCACCATCCCCACCTGGCGCATCCCGGTCAACCCGCTGACGAGGCTCGTCCCGGGCGTGCAGGGGGTGCTCGACTACTACAACGAGATGATGGAAAAGCGCGACGATCTCCCCTACGAGATCGACGGCGTGGTAGTGAAGGTGGATCGGTTTTCCCTGCAGCGCGACTTGGGAGAGAAGAGCCGCTCGCCGCGCTGGGCCATCGCCTGGAAGTTCCCCCCGCGCCAGGCGACCACGGTGGTCAACGACATCGTGCCCCAGGTGGGTCGGACCGGCGTCATCACCCCTGTGGCGCACCTTGAGCCGGTGAACGTCTCGGGCGTCATGGTCTCCCGCGCCACACTGCACAACTGGGAGGAGATGGAGCGCAAGGACATCCGCAGGGGCGATACCGTAGTGGTCGAGCGCGCCGGCGACGTCATTCCCGCCGTGGTGCAGGTGCTGGTCGAGAAAAGGCAAGGGAGCGAGACGCTGCTTCCGGTACCGCAGGCGTGTCCTGTGTGCGGCGGCGAAGTGGTCAGGATACCGGGCGAGGTCGCCGTGCGCTGCGTCGGCCTCAACTGTCCCGCGCAGGCATTGGAACGGGTGAAGCACTTTGCCGCCCGCCGCGCCATGGACATAGACGGGCTGGGGGAGAAGTTCATCGAGCAGCTTCTGAACCTGAAGCTGATACGGAACGTCGCCGACATCTACCGGCTGACTGAAGAGGACTTCATGCAGTTCGAGCGCATGGGGAAGAAGCTGGCGGAGAACCTTCTGAATTCCATCGCCGCCAGCAAGGAGCGGGAGCTTTCGCGCCTGATCTTCGCGCTCGGGATACGGCACGTGGGGGAGCACACCGCGAAGCTTTTGGCCAGCGCCTTCGGGAGCATGGAGAATCTCGCGGCGGCGAGCGAAGAGGAGTTGACCTCCATCCGCGAAGTCGGGCCGCAGGTGGCGGCTAGCATCGCGGATTTCTTCAAGAGCGAAGAGAACCTGGAAGTGCTCAGGGAGTTAAAGGAGCACGGGGTTAATCCCAGGGTGGAAGAGAAGCGGGTTGGCGGCAGGTTCACCGGCAAGACCTTCGTCTTCACCGGCGCCCTGGAGAAGTTCACGCGCGACGAGGCGAAGAAGATGGTGGAGTTGGAGGGGGGGCATGCAGCCGGCTCCGTGTCCAAGAAGACCGACTACGTCGTCGCCGGCGCCGATGCCGGGAGCAAGCTGGATAAAGCGCAGCAGCTGGGCGTGCGGGTGTTGAGCGAGGATGATTTTCTGGAGTTGATGCAGTAG
- a CDS encoding ATP-dependent helicase, producing MLDLSRLNPEQLAAVKHTEGALLVLAGAGSGKTGVITYRIAHLILDKKVPPDQVLAVTFTNKAAKEMKERVEHLVGRKQSKGIVLSTFHSLGVRVLKRDIERLGYKKNFSIYSTADQVGLVRQIVREVNTDSKKYDAESIIWRISGAKNKLIPPGRFTPNPTDDIDMMAGLVYPRYQSALKAFNAIDFDDIIMLTAELLEHHPLVLKHWQERFRYIMVDEYQDTNSSQYLLVNLLAAGCGNLCVVGDDDQSIYGWRGADVGNILDFEKDFKGCRTIKLEQNYRSTGNILEAANSVIGNNKVRKAKRLWTASGEGPLIDLCIVQDDEEEATSVVERIQLERYKKDAPYSQFAILYRTNAQSRPFEEQLRFEDIPYVLVGGTQFFERKEVKDSLSYLKVIANPLDEVALLRIVNFPKRGIGDSTVIRINQWSLEKEIPLFEAFSRVEEIEGISDIIKDKVRAFHHTLLDAAEAFRAEGGLAEKGKALFEKLKIEEEIFRTIDDAKAARRKVENVEQIINSMAAYEERVPEATLGGFIEKVSLMDEDRFSGKDKKEHGKDAVTLMSLHSSKGLEFPFVFLVGMEDEILPHKRAIYEDDSIDEERRLCYVGITRARQQLVMTRTLFRKKYGKLEERVPSRFLEEIPGGVLNVQQSGVVKEVTPEEAEKSAEDFFAKMKAMMG from the coding sequence ATGCTCGACCTGTCACGATTGAACCCCGAACAGCTGGCCGCCGTAAAGCACACGGAGGGGGCCCTGCTGGTCCTCGCCGGCGCCGGCTCCGGCAAGACCGGGGTCATCACCTACCGTATCGCGCACCTCATCCTGGACAAGAAGGTGCCGCCCGACCAGGTCCTCGCCGTCACCTTCACCAACAAGGCCGCCAAGGAGATGAAGGAGCGGGTGGAGCACCTGGTGGGGCGCAAGCAGTCGAAGGGAATCGTTCTTTCCACCTTCCATTCGCTGGGCGTGCGCGTGCTGAAACGGGACATCGAGCGCCTGGGCTACAAGAAAAACTTCTCCATCTATTCCACCGCGGACCAGGTGGGGCTCGTGCGCCAGATCGTCCGCGAGGTGAATACCGACAGCAAGAAGTACGACGCCGAAAGCATCATCTGGCGCATATCGGGCGCGAAGAACAAGCTGATCCCGCCGGGGAGGTTCACCCCCAACCCGACGGATGACATCGACATGATGGCGGGGCTCGTCTATCCGCGCTACCAGTCAGCCTTAAAGGCGTTTAACGCCATTGATTTCGACGACATCATCATGCTGACGGCGGAGCTCCTCGAGCATCACCCTCTGGTCCTCAAACACTGGCAGGAGCGCTTTCGCTACATCATGGTCGACGAATACCAGGACACGAACTCCTCGCAGTACCTCCTGGTGAACCTCCTGGCCGCCGGGTGCGGCAACCTCTGCGTCGTAGGCGACGACGACCAGTCCATCTACGGCTGGCGCGGCGCGGACGTCGGCAACATCCTCGACTTCGAGAAGGATTTCAAGGGGTGCCGGACCATCAAGCTGGAGCAGAACTACCGCTCCACCGGCAACATCCTGGAAGCGGCCAACAGCGTGATCGGCAACAACAAGGTGCGCAAGGCGAAGAGGCTTTGGACCGCTTCGGGGGAGGGGCCCCTCATCGATCTCTGCATCGTGCAGGACGACGAGGAGGAGGCGACCAGCGTCGTGGAGCGGATCCAGCTTGAGCGTTACAAAAAGGACGCCCCCTACAGCCAGTTCGCCATCCTTTATCGCACCAACGCGCAAAGTCGCCCCTTCGAGGAGCAGCTCCGCTTCGAGGACATACCGTACGTCCTGGTGGGGGGGACCCAGTTCTTCGAGCGTAAGGAGGTGAAGGACTCCCTCTCCTACCTGAAGGTGATCGCAAATCCGCTGGACGAGGTGGCGCTTTTGCGCATCGTCAACTTCCCCAAGCGCGGCATCGGCGACAGCACCGTGATCCGCATCAACCAGTGGTCGCTGGAAAAGGAGATCCCTCTTTTCGAGGCCTTCAGCCGGGTGGAGGAGATCGAGGGGATTTCCGACATCATCAAGGACAAGGTCCGCGCCTTCCACCACACGCTTTTGGACGCCGCCGAAGCGTTCCGGGCGGAAGGAGGGCTCGCCGAGAAAGGGAAGGCCCTTTTCGAGAAACTGAAGATAGAAGAGGAGATCTTCCGCACCATAGACGACGCCAAGGCCGCCCGCCGCAAGGTGGAGAACGTGGAGCAGATCATCAACTCGATGGCGGCCTACGAGGAGCGGGTGCCCGAGGCGACCCTGGGCGGGTTCATCGAGAAGGTGTCGCTGATGGACGAGGACCGCTTCTCCGGCAAGGACAAGAAGGAACACGGCAAGGATGCGGTGACGCTCATGTCGCTGCATTCCAGCAAGGGGCTGGAGTTTCCTTTCGTGTTCCTGGTCGGGATGGAAGACGAGATCCTGCCCCACAAGCGCGCCATCTACGAGGACGACAGCATCGACGAGGAGCGGCGCCTTTGCTACGTGGGGATCACCCGGGCGCGGCAGCAGCTGGTGATGACCCGGACGCTCTTCCGGAAGAAGTATGGAAAGCTGGAGGAGCGCGTGCCGTCGCGTTTTCTCGAAGAGATCCCGGGGGGAGTGCTCAACGTGCAGCAAAGCGGCGTGGTGAAGGAAGTGACCCCCGAAGAGGCCGAGAAGAGCGCGGAAGATTTCTTCGCCAAGATGAAGGCGATGATGGGGTAA
- a CDS encoding peroxiredoxin has product MRLTSFTLLAALAISIATTPFPLAAAELQSQQVAKVGEPAPDFTLDAWVGTAPGKEFKQINLKELRGKWVVLFFYPMDFTFVCPTEIKGFNDALAQFEKLDAVVLGASTDSKFSHLAWVKRGDLGAVGYPLLSDIKKEAARKYGCLDEKDGVALRALYIIDPQGVLQYQVVHNLDVGRSVDETLRVLEALQTGSLCPLGWKPGQKTLGKP; this is encoded by the coding sequence ATGAGATTAACCAGTTTCACACTGTTGGCGGCACTAGCTATCTCAATCGCCACGACCCCTTTTCCCTTGGCTGCGGCGGAATTGCAGTCGCAACAGGTGGCGAAGGTCGGGGAACCCGCTCCCGATTTCACCCTGGATGCCTGGGTAGGGACCGCCCCCGGTAAGGAATTCAAGCAGATAAACCTGAAAGAGCTGCGCGGCAAGTGGGTCGTGCTCTTCTTTTATCCCATGGACTTCACCTTCGTCTGTCCCACCGAGATCAAGGGGTTCAACGACGCACTGGCGCAGTTCGAGAAGCTGGACGCCGTGGTCCTGGGCGCCTCCACCGACAGCAAGTTCTCGCACCTGGCCTGGGTGAAGCGCGGCGACCTGGGGGCCGTAGGTTATCCGCTCCTTTCGGACATCAAGAAGGAGGCCGCGCGGAAGTACGGCTGCCTGGACGAGAAGGACGGCGTTGCGCTGCGTGCGCTTTACATCATCGACCCGCAGGGAGTGCTGCAGTACCAGGTGGTGCACAACCTCGATGTGGGAAGGAGCGTGGATGAGACGCTGCGCGTGCTGGAAGCGTTGCAGACCGGCTCGCTCTGCCCGCTCGGCTGGAAACCAGGCCAGAAAACCCTTGGAAAACCTTGA
- a CDS encoding peptidylprolyl isomerase: MTEEKNPVVLMETSMGNVKIELFKDKAPISVRNFLSYVKDAYYDGTIFHRVIKNFMVQGGGLDTDMQPKKTKFAIKNEATNGLKNLRGTLAMARTSVVDSATSQFFINVVDNAFLDHSGKTPDRFGYAVFAQVIEGMDVVDAIREVKTGNKAGHQDVPVEPVFINSIRLVEE; the protein is encoded by the coding sequence ATGACTGAAGAAAAGAATCCCGTGGTACTCATGGAGACCTCGATGGGCAACGTCAAGATCGAACTCTTCAAGGACAAGGCCCCGATTTCCGTTCGCAACTTCCTCTCCTATGTCAAGGATGCCTACTACGACGGCACCATCTTCCATCGCGTCATCAAGAACTTCATGGTGCAGGGTGGCGGGTTGGACACCGACATGCAGCCCAAGAAGACCAAGTTCGCCATCAAGAACGAGGCCACCAACGGGCTTAAAAACCTGCGCGGCACCCTGGCCATGGCCAGGACTTCGGTTGTGGACAGCGCGACCTCGCAGTTCTTCATCAACGTCGTGGACAACGCCTTCCTCGACCATTCAGGCAAGACCCCGGACCGTTTCGGCTACGCGGTCTTTGCGCAGGTCATCGAAGGGATGGACGTGGTCGACGCCATTCGCGAGGTGAAGACCGGCAACAAGGCGGGGCACCAGGATGTTCCTGTCGAGCCGGTGTTCATCAACTCCATCAGGCTCGTGGAGGAGTAA